In the Peromyscus maniculatus bairdii isolate BWxNUB_F1_BW_parent chromosome 20, HU_Pman_BW_mat_3.1, whole genome shotgun sequence genome, one interval contains:
- the Hnrnpa1 gene encoding heterogeneous nuclear ribonucleoprotein A1 isoform X1, whose amino-acid sequence MSKSESPKEPEQLRKLFIGGLSFETTDESLRSHFEQWGTLTDCVVMRDPNTKRSRGFGFVTYATVEEVDAAMNARPHKVDGRVVEPKRAVSREDSQRPGAHLTVKKIFVGGIKEDTEEHHLRDYFEQYGKIEVIEIMTDRGSGKKRGFAFVTFDDHDSVDKIVIQKYHTVNGHNCEVRKALSKQEMASASSSQRGRSGSGNFGGGRGGGFGGNDNFGRGGNFSGRGGFGGSRGGGGYGGSGDGYNGFGNDGGYGGGGPGYSGGSRGYGSGGQGYGNQGSGYGGSGSYDSYNNGGGGGGFGGGSGSNFGGGGSYNDFGNYNNQSSNFGPMKGGNFGGRSSGPYGGGGQYFAKPRNQGGYGGSSSSSSYGSGRRF is encoded by the exons ATGTCCAAATCCGAG TCTCCCAAAGAGCCCGAACAGCTGCGGAAGCTCTTCATTGGAGGGCTGAGCTTCGAAACGACCGACGAGAGCCTGAGGAGCCATTTTGAGCAATGGGGAACACTCACGGACTGCGTG GTAATGAGAGATCCAAACACCAAGCGATCCAGGGGCTTTGGGTTTGTCACATACGCCACTGTGGAGGAAGTGGATGCCGCTATGAATGCAAGACCACACAAGGTGGATGGAAGAGTTGTGGAACCTAAGAGAGCCGTGTCGAGAGAA GATTCTCAGAGACCGGGTGCCCACTTAACTGTGAAAAAGATCTTTGTTGGCGGTATTAAAGAAGACACTGAAGAACATCACCTGCGAGATTATTTTGAGCAGTATGGAAAGATCGAAGTGATTGAGATCATGACTGACAGAGGCAGTGGAAAAAAGAGAGGGTTTGCTTTTGTCACTTTTGATGACCACGACTCTGTGGACAAGATTGTTA ttcagaaaTACCATACTGTGAACGGCCACAACTGTGAAGTCAGAAAAGCCCTGTCAAAGCAGGAGATGGCTAGTGCTTCATCCAGCCAAAGAG GTCGAAGTGGTTCCGGAAACTTTGGTGGTGGTCGTGGAGGCGGTTTTGGTGGCAATGACAATTTTGGTCGAGGGGGGAACTTCAGTGGTCGTG GTGGCTTCGGTGGCAgccgtggtggtggtggatatGGTGGCAGTGGGGATGGCTATAATGGATTTGGTAATGATG GTGGTTATGGAGGAGGCGGCCCTGGTTActctggaggaagcagaggctatggaagTGGTGGACAGGGTTATGGAAACCAGGGCAGTGGCTATGGCGGGAGTGGCAGCTATGACAGCTATAACAACGGAGGAGGCGGAGGCGGCTTTGGCGGTGGTAGTG GAAGCAATTTTGGAGGTGGTGGAAGCTACAATGATTTTGGCAATTATAACAATCAGTCTTCAAATTTTGGACCAATGAAGGGAGGaaactttggaggcagaagttCTGGCCCTTATGGTGGTGGTGGCCAGTATTTTGCTAAACCACGAAACCAAG GTGGCTATGGTggttccagcagcagcagcagctatggCAGTGGCAGGAGGTTCTAA
- the Hnrnpa1 gene encoding heterogeneous nuclear ribonucleoprotein A1 isoform X2 codes for MSKSESPKEPEQLRKLFIGGLSFETTDESLRSHFEQWGTLTDCVVMRDPNTKRSRGFGFVTYATVEEVDAAMNARPHKVDGRVVEPKRAVSREDSQRPGAHLTVKKIFVGGIKEDTEEHHLRDYFEQYGKIEVIEIMTDRGSGKKRGFAFVTFDDHDSVDKIVIQKYHTVNGHNCEVRKALSKQEMASASSSQRGRSGSGNFGGGRGGGFGGNDNFGRGGNFSGRGGFGGSRGGGGYGGSGDGYNGFGNDGSNFGGGGSYNDFGNYNNQSSNFGPMKGGNFGGRSSGPYGGGGQYFAKPRNQGGYGGSSSSSSYGSGRRF; via the exons ATGTCCAAATCCGAG TCTCCCAAAGAGCCCGAACAGCTGCGGAAGCTCTTCATTGGAGGGCTGAGCTTCGAAACGACCGACGAGAGCCTGAGGAGCCATTTTGAGCAATGGGGAACACTCACGGACTGCGTG GTAATGAGAGATCCAAACACCAAGCGATCCAGGGGCTTTGGGTTTGTCACATACGCCACTGTGGAGGAAGTGGATGCCGCTATGAATGCAAGACCACACAAGGTGGATGGAAGAGTTGTGGAACCTAAGAGAGCCGTGTCGAGAGAA GATTCTCAGAGACCGGGTGCCCACTTAACTGTGAAAAAGATCTTTGTTGGCGGTATTAAAGAAGACACTGAAGAACATCACCTGCGAGATTATTTTGAGCAGTATGGAAAGATCGAAGTGATTGAGATCATGACTGACAGAGGCAGTGGAAAAAAGAGAGGGTTTGCTTTTGTCACTTTTGATGACCACGACTCTGTGGACAAGATTGTTA ttcagaaaTACCATACTGTGAACGGCCACAACTGTGAAGTCAGAAAAGCCCTGTCAAAGCAGGAGATGGCTAGTGCTTCATCCAGCCAAAGAG GTCGAAGTGGTTCCGGAAACTTTGGTGGTGGTCGTGGAGGCGGTTTTGGTGGCAATGACAATTTTGGTCGAGGGGGGAACTTCAGTGGTCGTG GTGGCTTCGGTGGCAgccgtggtggtggtggatatGGTGGCAGTGGGGATGGCTATAATGGATTTGGTAATGATG GAAGCAATTTTGGAGGTGGTGGAAGCTACAATGATTTTGGCAATTATAACAATCAGTCTTCAAATTTTGGACCAATGAAGGGAGGaaactttggaggcagaagttCTGGCCCTTATGGTGGTGGTGGCCAGTATTTTGCTAAACCACGAAACCAAG GTGGCTATGGTggttccagcagcagcagcagctatggCAGTGGCAGGAGGTTCTAA